A region from the Sutcliffiella horikoshii genome encodes:
- a CDS encoding S1C family serine protease: MGYYDKQDPSDHSKQKGNRGKYFLPGIVALSLGVLLLAVAFPGLTGRVMPDGSERQAVEQREQLPEQPESGGAAAEIRNVSVNVTSGVTEAVDNVAEAVVGVINLQNASFWNDTEVETDEEGEAGTGSGVIYKKENGKAYVVTNYHVIEGATQVELSLIDGTRVPAEVLGEDPLTDLAVLSMEDEMVTKVADFGNSDSVRTGEPVIAIGNPLGLQFSGSVTQGIISGTDRSIPVDVNRDGTPDWHADVMQTDAAINPGNSGGALINIQGKVIGINSMKIAQSAVEGIGLAIPVNSAIPIINDLEQYGQVKRPYFGVSIGSLSDVSSYHWQQTLKLPKEVSAGVYITGVAPGSPAANAGLQEYDVVVELDGEQVRDVIELRKHLYNEKQVGDKMEVTFYRGQDQKTTTVDLTEDTTGE, encoded by the coding sequence ATGGGATATTACGACAAACAAGATCCATCTGATCACTCTAAACAAAAAGGAAACAGAGGGAAGTACTTTCTCCCCGGAATTGTAGCATTGTCACTTGGCGTATTACTACTCGCTGTAGCGTTCCCTGGACTAACAGGCCGGGTTATGCCAGATGGAAGCGAGCGTCAGGCCGTCGAGCAGCGAGAGCAGCTTCCAGAACAGCCTGAATCCGGCGGGGCGGCAGCGGAAATTCGCAACGTCTCCGTTAATGTAACATCAGGTGTCACAGAGGCAGTCGATAATGTCGCAGAAGCAGTGGTGGGCGTCATCAACCTGCAAAATGCCTCCTTCTGGAACGACACAGAAGTGGAAACAGACGAAGAAGGCGAAGCAGGAACAGGCTCTGGAGTCATCTATAAAAAAGAGAACGGTAAAGCTTATGTGGTGACGAACTATCATGTTATCGAAGGGGCAACCCAGGTGGAATTGAGCCTGATTGACGGGACAAGGGTGCCGGCAGAGGTGCTCGGAGAAGATCCGCTCACAGACCTTGCCGTGTTGTCCATGGAAGATGAAATGGTCACAAAGGTTGCAGACTTCGGCAACTCTGACAGCGTCCGCACAGGCGAACCCGTTATCGCCATCGGAAACCCACTCGGTTTACAATTTTCCGGATCCGTTACACAAGGAATTATCTCGGGAACAGACAGAAGCATTCCAGTGGATGTGAACAGGGACGGCACACCTGACTGGCATGCAGATGTCATGCAGACGGATGCTGCCATCAACCCTGGAAACAGCGGAGGCGCATTAATCAATATTCAAGGAAAAGTCATCGGCATCAACTCGATGAAAATTGCCCAGTCTGCCGTGGAAGGAATCGGTTTGGCCATTCCGGTCAACTCGGCGATTCCAATTATTAATGACTTGGAGCAATATGGACAAGTAAAACGTCCGTACTTCGGTGTTAGCATCGGATCCTTGTCGGATGTATCCAGCTATCACTGGCAGCAGACATTGAAGCTTCCAAAAGAAGTTAGTGCGGGAGTTTATATTACCGGGGTAGCCCCTGGTTCGCCTGCTGCTAATGCGGGATTGCAGGAATATGATGTGGTTGTGGAGCTTGACGGGGAACAAGTGCGAGATGTGATTGAGCTGCGAAAACATCTCTATAATGAAAAGCAAGTCGGCGATAAGATGGAGGTAACATTTTATCGTGGCCAAGATCAAAAAACAACGACCGTCGATTTAACGGAAGATACAACCGGCGAGTAG
- a CDS encoding MBL fold metallo-hydrolase has product MSLHFSVLASGSTGNAIYVATEEHSLLIDAGLSGKKMQELFNGIGRKIEDLSGILVTHEHSDHIKGLGVLARKYKLPIYANEKTWKAMDGLVGVIPTEQKFNFEIEQVKTFGGLDVQSFGVSHDAAEPMFYSFHDGDKKVVVITDTGYVSDRMKGIISNADAYVFESNHDVQMLQMGHYPWSIKRRILSDVGHVSNEDAALAMADVMGDKTKRIYLAHLSKDNNMKDLARMSVQQTLATQGVIVGEQVELYDTDPNKPTALAFV; this is encoded by the coding sequence ATGAGCCTGCATTTTAGCGTGCTAGCTAGCGGCAGCACAGGAAATGCAATTTATGTCGCAACAGAGGAGCATTCTTTATTAATCGATGCTGGTTTGAGCGGCAAAAAAATGCAAGAACTGTTTAATGGGATAGGCAGAAAAATAGAAGACCTATCCGGAATTTTGGTGACACATGAGCATAGCGATCACATTAAGGGGCTTGGCGTACTTGCGAGAAAGTACAAGCTCCCGATCTATGCCAATGAAAAGACATGGAAGGCGATGGACGGCCTGGTTGGCGTCATCCCGACAGAGCAAAAATTCAATTTTGAAATCGAACAGGTGAAAACATTCGGTGGACTTGATGTCCAGTCATTTGGTGTATCTCATGATGCAGCAGAGCCGATGTTTTATTCCTTCCATGACGGCGATAAAAAGGTCGTGGTCATCACCGACACAGGTTATGTCAGCGACAGGATGAAAGGTATCATTTCTAATGCCGACGCCTATGTCTTTGAAAGCAATCACGATGTGCAGATGCTGCAGATGGGACACTATCCGTGGAGCATTAAACGCCGCATCCTAAGCGATGTTGGCCACGTATCTAATGAGGATGCAGCCCTTGCCATGGCAGACGTCATGGGAGACAAAACGAAGCGTATTTATTTGGCGCATTTAAGTAAAGATAATAACATGAAAGATTTAGCGAGGATGTCTGTCCAGCAAACACTTGCCACACAAGGTGTAATCGTGGGAGAACAAGTGGAGTTGTATGACACAGACCCTAATAAACCAACCGCGCTTGCTTTCGTGTAA
- a CDS encoding two-component system regulatory protein YycI, giving the protein MDWRRTKTIFIITFLILNVFLVFQILEKRKNNQLEILAEASMEEQFNVDEISYGQLPKAPDKASYISGNSYVFTEEDTKKLTEKGQKAEIVEDIKLVSTWEEPIPLPEMNMITRLETIFKEELLFGEKYEFWGFNPQTKSLIFFQQYDGKNIYSNDSAMVVAYLNDLNELISYEQTFIVDTEKMDVEQDVISVLDALYNLYNTGDLKPGSEVGNVKLGYYTLVDYTNSHVLIPTWHIVVNEEEDFYVNAFEGSVIKKDKRTLE; this is encoded by the coding sequence ATGGATTGGAGGAGAACCAAAACCATTTTTATCATTACCTTTCTTATCCTCAATGTATTTCTTGTTTTTCAAATCCTTGAAAAAAGGAAGAACAATCAGCTGGAAATCTTGGCGGAAGCTTCTATGGAAGAGCAGTTCAATGTAGATGAAATATCGTATGGCCAACTGCCAAAGGCGCCGGATAAAGCAAGCTATATAAGTGGAAACAGCTATGTATTTACAGAAGAGGATACAAAGAAGTTGACGGAAAAAGGGCAAAAGGCGGAGATTGTAGAAGACATCAAGCTAGTTTCCACTTGGGAAGAGCCGATCCCTTTGCCTGAAATGAATATGATCACCAGATTAGAGACCATTTTTAAAGAAGAATTATTGTTTGGGGAGAAATATGAGTTCTGGGGATTTAATCCACAAACCAAGAGCCTTATTTTCTTCCAACAATATGATGGAAAAAACATTTATAGCAATGACAGTGCGATGGTGGTAGCGTATCTCAATGATCTCAACGAGTTAATATCTTATGAACAAACTTTTATTGTGGATACAGAAAAAATGGATGTAGAACAGGACGTTATTTCAGTCCTGGATGCACTTTATAATCTGTATAATACAGGAGATCTGAAGCCGGGGAGCGAAGTAGGAAATGTCAAGCTTGGATATTATACCCTTGTAGACTATACCAATTCCCATGTGCTAATCCCGACTTGGCATATTGTCGTCAATGAAGAAGAGGATTTTTACGTTAACGCGTTTGAAGGATCTGTCATAAAAAAAGATAAACGAACATTGGAGTGA
- a CDS encoding YycH family regulatory protein: protein MKYENIKSIVLTILVLTSLILTWNLWTYQPDFDYLDEGDSTISEVEINEKQEIGQLIQPSKLLYHFDGVHHGTEELADLNLFMEELGKWSLFDIEITNYSEEDFYSFMHGNGKMEVVFPTNIPLQTFRYLTGFSDSEPPNISVNRILIDFSGESFGGEPIIYLVQYEERKVYQAKVRNLSTNELSRTFYQTAKILPTFIYEEVDENRYVFFPEQAPKVRTGYYYAKQLNPEDFKNALFSNPSIVTRDQVTDGIVFRDDSSLMSVSRPYNNLHYVNPGNTGLGNSMDFNVIERGIEFVNEHSGWTGQPERFKLDNWTSSTIEHNVVYRMFIGDYPIYYFAEKGVADISQSWRNNEIYEYVRPMFEFLSWKSIGTNIPSGREVKRELDNFSDLRNIQDIRVGYELKRESDVYIIDPIWVYKENNAWNKLNFTGSDELEGGM from the coding sequence ATGAAATATGAAAATATTAAATCGATTGTATTAACCATTCTTGTCCTGACAAGCTTGATTCTCACCTGGAATTTATGGACCTATCAGCCCGATTTTGATTATTTAGATGAAGGCGATAGCACCATTAGTGAAGTGGAAATTAATGAAAAGCAGGAAATAGGCCAGCTTATTCAACCTAGCAAACTGTTATATCATTTTGATGGGGTACATCATGGAACAGAGGAACTAGCAGATCTTAATTTATTTATGGAAGAGCTGGGAAAATGGAGCCTTTTTGATATTGAGATCACTAATTACTCTGAGGAAGATTTCTACTCTTTCATGCATGGCAATGGAAAAATGGAGGTTGTTTTTCCGACAAACATCCCTTTACAAACCTTTAGATATTTAACAGGTTTTAGTGATAGTGAACCTCCGAATATTTCCGTCAACCGGATACTGATTGATTTTTCGGGAGAATCATTTGGAGGTGAACCAATTATTTATTTGGTTCAATATGAAGAGAGAAAAGTGTACCAAGCTAAGGTTCGCAACCTTTCTACCAATGAGTTGTCTCGAACGTTTTATCAAACGGCAAAGATCTTACCAACATTCATTTATGAAGAAGTTGATGAAAATCGGTATGTGTTTTTTCCAGAACAGGCGCCAAAAGTCCGGACTGGTTATTATTATGCGAAACAGTTGAATCCGGAAGATTTTAAAAATGCCTTATTCAGCAACCCAAGCATCGTGACACGAGATCAAGTAACAGACGGAATTGTTTTCCGAGATGATTCCAGTCTGATGAGTGTATCCCGTCCCTATAATAATCTACACTACGTTAATCCGGGGAATACAGGACTTGGGAATTCCATGGACTTTAACGTGATTGAACGGGGAATTGAGTTCGTTAACGAACATAGCGGTTGGACAGGACAACCGGAGCGGTTTAAACTTGATAATTGGACAAGCAGCACAATCGAGCATAATGTTGTCTACAGGATGTTCATAGGGGATTATCCGATCTACTATTTTGCAGAAAAAGGAGTAGCGGATATTTCGCAATCATGGCGAAATAACGAGATTTATGAATACGTGAGACCTATGTTTGAATTTCTGTCTTGGAAATCGATTGGAACAAATATTCCTTCAGGAAGAGAAGTTAAGCGGGAACTTGACAACTTCAGTGACCTCCGAAATATCCAGGACATACGAGTCGGATATGAATTGAAGAGGGAATCGGATGTATACATCATCGATCCAATCTGGGTGTACAAGGAAAACAATGCTTGGAACAAATTAAATTTCACCGGTAGCGATGAGTTAGAAGGAGGGATGTAG
- the walK gene encoding cell wall metabolism sensor histidine kinase WalK, producing MKKVGFFRSIHLKFVLIYVLLILIAIQIIGVYFVSKLENQLTTNFNESLEERIHLLAYSIEQEIKKQRDDTTPTIEEDIRTVLQDVTMEDIEEIRITNNQSKVLGTSNPYNQSSVGKRTTELLVKRALVVGQMSKKTVIEKQTQNRLRLIAAPVKSNNQDIIGAIYLEASMEKVYAQMRQINSIFATGTTIALAVTAVLGVLLAQTITRPMSDMRKQALEMARGNFSRKVNIYGNDEIGQLALSFNNLTKKLQEAQATTEGERRKLSSVLSHMTDGVLATDRKGRIILINEPALGMLNVSRETVLNKPIVEVLGIEETHSFDQLISEQESLILDFSTEKEPYILRASNSIIQKETGFINGLITVLHDITEQEKIDLERREFVANVSHELRTPLTTMRSYLEALADGAWQDDEIAPRFLDVTQTETERMIRLVNDLLQLSKMDSRDYNFYKNSVDFVEFFNKIIERFEMSKSQKVDFVRSMPNQEIFVSIDTDKITQVLDNIISNAMKYSPEGGTITFTVDIEEAANQILVSISDQGVGIPKSDINKIFERFYRVDKARTRMLGGTGLGLAIAKEMIQAHDGDIWASSVEGKGTTIYFTLPISEEEQEGDWE from the coding sequence ATGAAAAAGGTAGGTTTTTTTCGATCCATTCATCTTAAGTTTGTGTTGATTTACGTATTGCTTATCCTTATTGCGATTCAGATAATTGGGGTCTATTTTGTCAGTAAGCTTGAAAACCAGCTGACCACTAACTTTAACGAATCTCTTGAAGAAAGAATTCATTTACTCGCTTATAGCATTGAGCAGGAAATAAAAAAACAGCGTGATGATACGACACCAACCATTGAAGAAGATATCCGGACGGTGTTACAGGATGTCACGATGGAAGATATAGAAGAAATTCGCATAACAAATAACCAAAGCAAGGTCCTCGGAACGTCGAATCCTTACAATCAGTCAAGTGTAGGGAAAAGGACGACAGAATTGCTGGTTAAACGGGCATTGGTAGTAGGACAGATGTCGAAGAAGACCGTCATCGAAAAGCAAACTCAGAATCGTCTGAGGCTGATTGCAGCACCCGTCAAATCGAACAATCAAGATATCATTGGCGCTATTTACTTGGAAGCGTCCATGGAAAAGGTCTATGCCCAAATGCGTCAAATCAACAGCATCTTTGCAACTGGGACAACCATTGCGCTTGCGGTCACAGCGGTGCTGGGTGTGTTGCTTGCCCAAACCATTACAAGACCCATGTCTGATATGAGAAAACAAGCGCTTGAAATGGCAAGAGGTAACTTCTCAAGGAAAGTAAACATTTACGGTAACGATGAAATAGGTCAGTTGGCTTTATCCTTTAATAACCTTACGAAAAAGCTGCAGGAAGCACAGGCGACTACCGAAGGGGAAAGAAGGAAGTTGAGCTCTGTCTTGTCCCATATGACGGATGGAGTTCTTGCGACAGACAGAAAAGGCAGGATAATTTTGATCAATGAGCCTGCCCTCGGGATGCTGAACGTTTCACGTGAAACAGTATTAAATAAACCGATTGTAGAAGTGCTTGGAATCGAAGAAACTCATTCCTTTGATCAACTTATATCGGAACAAGAGTCACTTATTCTGGACTTTAGTACCGAAAAAGAGCCATATATTTTGCGTGCCAGTAACTCGATCATTCAAAAGGAAACAGGTTTCATTAATGGTCTGATTACTGTTTTACACGATATCACGGAGCAAGAGAAAATAGATCTTGAACGAAGAGAGTTTGTCGCGAATGTGTCGCATGAACTAAGAACACCGTTGACCACGATGAGGAGCTATTTAGAAGCGTTGGCAGACGGTGCATGGCAGGATGATGAGATTGCTCCAAGGTTTCTAGATGTAACGCAAACGGAGACAGAGCGAATGATTCGATTGGTGAATGATTTGTTGCAGCTATCCAAAATGGATTCAAGAGATTATAACTTTTACAAAAATAGCGTCGATTTTGTAGAGTTTTTCAATAAAATCATTGAGCGTTTCGAAATGTCTAAATCTCAAAAAGTGGATTTTGTCAGAAGTATGCCTAACCAAGAAATCTTTGTTTCCATTGACACAGATAAAATCACACAGGTGTTGGATAACATTATTTCCAATGCGATGAAGTATTCGCCTGAAGGTGGCACTATCACGTTCACTGTGGATATTGAAGAGGCTGCCAATCAGATTCTGGTCAGTATCAGTGACCAAGGGGTAGGAATACCAAAATCAGATATTAATAAGATCTTTGAACGTTTTTATCGAGTGGATAAAGCAAGAACAAGGATGCTTGGTGGGACCGGTCTGGGTCTTGCAATAGCTAAAGAAATGATTCAAGCACATGATGGAGACATCTGGGCCTCCAGCGTGGAAGGAAAAGGCACAACTATTTACTTTACACTTCCAATTTCCGAGGAAGAGCAAGAAGGTGACTGGGAATGA
- the yycF gene encoding response regulator YycF, giving the protein MEKKILVVDDEKPIADILKFNLQKEGYEVYCAYDGEEAVNKVEEVRPDLILLDIMLPQRDGMEVCREVRKKYEMPIIMLTAKDSEIDKVLGLELGADDYVTKPFSTRELIARVKANLRRHQQKAADTEEPSEITIGSLVIHPDAYMVTKRGDMIELTHREFELLHYLAKHIGQVMTREHLLQTVWGYDYYGDVRTVDVTVRRLREKIEDNPSHPTWIVTRRGVGYYLRQTEQE; this is encoded by the coding sequence ATGGAAAAGAAAATACTTGTAGTAGACGATGAAAAACCAATTGCAGATATATTAAAATTCAACCTCCAAAAAGAAGGGTACGAGGTGTATTGTGCCTATGACGGCGAAGAGGCGGTCAATAAGGTGGAGGAAGTGCGCCCTGATCTAATTCTTTTAGACATTATGTTGCCTCAGCGAGACGGCATGGAAGTGTGCAGGGAAGTACGTAAGAAGTATGAAATGCCGATCATCATGCTGACTGCCAAGGATTCGGAGATAGATAAAGTGCTTGGATTAGAACTAGGAGCAGATGATTATGTAACCAAGCCTTTTAGCACGCGTGAATTGATTGCAAGGGTAAAGGCTAACTTGCGACGTCACCAACAGAAAGCGGCAGATACGGAAGAACCTTCTGAGATTACGATAGGTTCCCTTGTGATCCACCCTGATGCTTATATGGTAACCAAAAGGGGAGATATGATCGAACTTACTCACCGTGAATTTGAATTGTTGCATTATCTTGCAAAGCATATCGGCCAGGTAATGACACGAGAGCACCTTCTGCAGACGGTATGGGGCTATGATTATTATGGGGATGTGCGAACAGTGGACGTAACGGTCCGTCGCCTTCGTGAGAAAATTGAAGACAACCCAAGTCACCCGACATGGATTGTAACAAGAAGAGGAGTTGGCTATTACCTGCGACAAACTGAGCAGGAATAA
- a CDS encoding peptidoglycan DD-metalloendopeptidase family protein, translating into MMNRLKRIYSNYTEKQNSKHKFQKNRLSTFTKRVMVTTIAASTITLGAVAVHASENSLLGTVYHVYLNGERVGAVDDKEQLDKALEAKVESVQKDHKDLELSVGEQVTVVPEKVFRPSAENKETIDTVIEQVEVKASASVLTIEGEEVALLKNEEEAEKVMELLKLEFVSEKDLKALEERQENQESKLPELKENESRVLDLTIKEKVSYSDKNVDPKNVVSVKEAVELIKKGKKQADKYEVQAGDSLGDIAEKHDLSSEELLEMNPDIAMDTLLKVGKVLNVSAKKPYLNIVVKQEVSKNEEVPYEQEVVEDKELPKGETKVKQQGENGEKNVRTITTKENGMTIKTEVTHEETLKEPVKHIVVKGTKVIPSRGSGSLAWPAVGGYISSKMGHRWGKMHKGIDIARPSDRTIKAADNGVVESAGWDGGYGNKVVINHQNGMKTTYAHLDSISVSVGQTVSRGGKIGVMGTTGQSTGVHLHFEVYQDGKLKDPMQYLNN; encoded by the coding sequence ATGATGAACCGATTAAAGCGTATATATAGTAATTACACCGAAAAACAAAATAGTAAACATAAATTTCAAAAAAACCGCCTTTCTACTTTTACAAAAAGAGTAATGGTCACCACTATTGCGGCTTCTACTATTACACTTGGCGCAGTTGCTGTTCATGCTAGTGAAAATTCACTACTTGGAACGGTATATCACGTGTACTTGAATGGTGAGCGTGTTGGTGCAGTTGATGATAAGGAACAGTTAGACAAGGCGTTAGAGGCTAAAGTGGAGTCTGTTCAGAAAGATCATAAAGATCTAGAGCTTTCCGTAGGAGAACAAGTAACAGTTGTCCCTGAAAAAGTTTTTAGACCTTCTGCTGAGAATAAAGAGACAATTGACACAGTAATCGAGCAAGTTGAAGTGAAGGCCAGCGCTTCTGTATTGACCATTGAGGGAGAAGAAGTGGCACTCCTGAAAAATGAAGAAGAAGCGGAAAAAGTTATGGAACTGCTGAAGTTAGAGTTTGTATCTGAAAAAGACCTAAAAGCTTTAGAAGAAAGACAAGAAAACCAAGAGTCCAAACTTCCTGAGCTGAAAGAAAATGAGTCTCGCGTGTTAGACCTAACTATTAAAGAAAAAGTTTCATACAGTGATAAAAATGTGGATCCTAAAAATGTTGTTTCTGTAAAAGAAGCAGTGGAATTGATTAAAAAAGGCAAAAAGCAAGCTGATAAGTATGAAGTACAAGCGGGAGATTCCCTAGGAGACATCGCGGAGAAACATGATCTATCTTCAGAAGAACTTTTGGAAATGAATCCTGATATCGCGATGGATACTTTACTGAAGGTTGGCAAGGTGTTAAATGTTTCAGCGAAAAAACCTTACTTAAATATTGTGGTAAAGCAAGAAGTTTCTAAAAATGAAGAAGTTCCTTACGAGCAGGAAGTAGTGGAAGATAAAGAGCTTCCTAAGGGAGAAACGAAAGTAAAGCAACAAGGTGAAAACGGAGAGAAAAACGTTCGTACTATCACTACGAAAGAAAACGGCATGACCATCAAAACAGAAGTAACACATGAAGAAACGTTGAAAGAGCCAGTGAAACATATCGTAGTAAAAGGAACGAAAGTGATTCCTTCTCGTGGAAGCGGATCCCTTGCTTGGCCTGCAGTTGGCGGTTATATTTCCAGTAAAATGGGTCACCGTTGGGGTAAGATGCATAAAGGTATCGACATCGCCCGTCCAAGCGACCGTACGATTAAGGCAGCGGACAATGGAGTTGTTGAATCTGCTGGTTGGGACGGCGGTTATGGAAACAAGGTTGTCATCAATCACCAAAATGGTATGAAAACAACTTATGCCCACCTTGATTCTATTAGCGTTTCAGTAGGACAAACTGTTTCTCGCGGCGGAAAGATCGGTGTCATGGGTACGACAGGACAATCTACAGGCGTTCATTTACACTTTGAAGTGTACCAAGATGGCAAGTTAAAAGATCCAATGCAGTATCTAAATAACTAA